In Flavobacterium piscisymbiosum, the sequence TATACAATTCTGCCCGAAATTTTAGATTGTAAAGAATTTGTAAATGCAGATGAAATCGCTAAAGGTCTCTCTCCTTTTCAACCTGAAAAAGTAAGCTTTGAAGCCGGAAGAATAATGCTTAATCGTATTGATGAATTATTACAAAAAGAAGCTGACTTTGCATTTGAAACAACTCTTTCAGCAAAAAGTTATATTTCGATTATAAAAAAAGCTCAAAACCAAGGTTATTTTATAACATTAGTTTTCTTTTGGCTAAATTCAGTAGAACTTGCAAAACAAAGAGTAATAATTAGAGTAAGCGAAGGAGGACATAATATTCTCGTAGATGTTATTGAAAGAAGGTATATTAGAGGAATTAAAAACTTCTTCAAAATTTATTTAAATGTTTGTGATAATGTAATGCTATTTGATAATTCCAACAAATTACCCGTTCTTATCTTAGAAAAAGAAATTAATGAAGAACCAGTTATTATAGATGAAAATTTATTTAAAAAAATAAATAATTTACAACATGACAAAAGATAAAATTAAAGAATTACAGAATAAAATAGTTGAAGGCCTTAAAGTTTCATCAAAAAAAATGATTGAGAACAAAAAGAAAATCAATGGTAAAATTGTTGTTTATGCTGATGGTAAAATTCAGACTATAAATGCAGTAGACATTAAAGATTAAACCTAAATATATTTTGAAAAAATATTTAAAAATCGCTCTTTATCTAGCTATAATCGGATTGGTTGCTATTGTTTCGGTAAACTATTACGTGAAGTCTTCGACCAAAAAACATATTTATTATTCACTTAAGAAATTCCCTAAAAACGATGTGGGAATTGTTTTTGGTGCCGGAATCAACGGAGATCAACCGAGTAAATATTTAAAAGACCGTCTAGATGCCGGAATCGCATTATATAAAGCCAACCGAATCAATAAAATTTTACTTTCGGGAGATAATGGCCGCGACGAATATGATGAATTAACGGTAATGAAAAATTACTGTTTTAATCATGGTGTGGATACTACCAAAATATTTATTGATTATGCAGGATTTGATACCTATTCTACAATGTATCGCGCCAAACATATTTTTAACATCAAAAAAGCAACTTTAATTTCTCAGGAATATCATTTAAACCGTGCAATTTACATCGGACAAAAACTTGGGATAAAAGCTGTTGGATATTCTGCCAACAATGGAGAATATCTGGGATATAAATATGTTACTTTTAGAGAATATGGTTCTATCTTTAAATCCTTTTTTGATGTTTTGAGAAATCGTGAACCTCGCTTTTTAGGAAATCAAATTGATATAAACGGAGCTTCGAATTATTCTAAAGAAGACAAACGATAAAAAAAGCCTGCAAAAATATTTTTGCAGGCTTTTTTCTTTCAGCCAAATAAAGATAAAAATTCTTTATTCTTTATTCTTTATTCTTTATTCTATGCTCTATTTTCTAAGTCATTTACTCTTTCTCCAAAACCTTTTTGGCTAATTTTCCAACGGTCAGCCCTTGTACTACAATTGAAAACAGTACTACAATATAAGTTACTTCAAGCAATAGGTTTTTATATTCTCCTTCCGGCATAGAAAGTACTAATGCAATAGAAACTCCTCCGCGAATTCCTCCCCAAACTAAAACCATTAAGGATCCTTTGTTGTAGGCAGATTTAATTCCGAAAAATTTAAATATATCAAAGAATTTCCACGGTAAAACGATAGAAAAAATTCTGGCGAATAACACTATAAAAATAGCTACAAAACCGGTTAATAATTGTTTATTTAAATCTGGTAATAATAACAACTCAAAACCAATAAATAAGAATAAGATAGCGTTTAATATCTCATCAATAAGTTCCCAAAACTTACCTAAATAATCCTGAGTAATTTCGCTCATGGCTACTTTTTTACCATAATTACCAATAATCAATCCGGCAACTACCATCGCTAACGGACTTGAAACGTGAAAGCTTTGGGCAATTAGAAAACCTCCCATTACGATAGAAAGCGTGATTAGAACTGACACTTTATAATCGTCGATTTTTTTCATAACTCTCGATGCGGTATATCCTAAAGCAGCTCCTAATAAAAGCCCACCAATTCCTTCTTTTGCAAATAACCAGGCGATAGAACCAAAAGTCATATCAAATGTTGGATCAGTTGCCATTTTAAGAACAACAGCAAACATTACTACTGCTACTCCATCATTAAACAACGATTCACCAACAATTTTGGTTTCTATTCTTTTAGGAACTTTTGCTTGTTTTAAAACGCCTAACACCACAATTGGATCGGTTGGAGAAATTAATGTACCAAAAACCAAACAAAATATATAAGGTATTTTTATTCCTAAAATTGG encodes:
- a CDS encoding zeta toxin family protein, with product MKDKNLYIIAGCNGAGKTTASYTILPEILDCKEFVNADEIAKGLSPFQPEKVSFEAGRIMLNRIDELLQKEADFAFETTLSAKSYISIIKKAQNQGYFITLVFFWLNSVELAKQRVIIRVSEGGHNILVDVIERRYIRGIKNFFKIYLNVCDNVMLFDNSNKLPVLILEKEINEEPVIIDENLFKKINNLQHDKR
- a CDS encoding SanA/YdcF family protein, with product MKKYLKIALYLAIIGLVAIVSVNYYVKSSTKKHIYYSLKKFPKNDVGIVFGAGINGDQPSKYLKDRLDAGIALYKANRINKILLSGDNGRDEYDELTVMKNYCFNHGVDTTKIFIDYAGFDTYSTMYRAKHIFNIKKATLISQEYHLNRAIYIGQKLGIKAVGYSANNGEYLGYKYVTFREYGSIFKSFFDVLRNREPRFLGNQIDINGASNYSKEDKR
- a CDS encoding cation:proton antiporter is translated as MELYYTFSILIVLASFFAYLNLRFLKLPGTIGIMIIAMLVSVGIRLLGDSYFPATTKHFFELIKEFDFNEILMGAMLNFLLFAGALHVNMSDLKEQKVPIMIYSTVSVVLSALIISMLLYYIAPILGIKIPYIFCLVFGTLISPTDPIVVLGVLKQAKVPKRIETKIVGESLFNDGVAVVMFAVVLKMATDPTFDMTFGSIAWLFAKEGIGGLLLGAALGYTASRVMKKIDDYKVSVLITLSIVMGGFLIAQSFHVSSPLAMVVAGLIIGNYGKKVAMSEITQDYLGKFWELIDEILNAILFLFIGFELLLLPDLNKQLLTGFVAIFIVLFARIFSIVLPWKFFDIFKFFGIKSAYNKGSLMVLVWGGIRGGVSIALVLSMPEGEYKNLLLEVTYIVVLFSIVVQGLTVGKLAKKVLEKE